Proteins co-encoded in one Alcanivorax sp. genomic window:
- a CDS encoding carboxylesterase family protein produces MTAEIRQGHYEGLHHKGVIEYRGIPYAQAPVGERRFKAPLPLPDSCDHFRADQFPLASLQMNNPIMGVNESSQDCLYLNIWRPEGEGPFPVMVWFHGGGYLSGSISQALYNGAALARSQQVVVVNAAYRLGALGFADFSSVAPDLEAVTNAGLRDQVAALRWVSDNIEAFAGDPDAVTVFGESAGGFSVCSLLACPAASDLFHSAIVQSGAADFALCREEAAKLASAMVAALPGEGSARSRLQDCSDRDWIRAQNATVKVLVNRGLRSSTPQFAMNFLPVVDGELLPELPIDAIAKRAARDKRLLAGVCADEYTFFQYGGVLAGQTTMASLREIDEAELLRRFERGLPGQGEAANTYYRETVSPHPQRCELDRLAAMESDRLFRVPTLRLLDAQSGQNAACWGFQFTWPSTPFGLPLGACHVVDIPFVFGVTDTPAGVYFTGGGDEARALSEQVMAVWGRFAHGEDPAWPRWQDARQVQQFGPGEALSQLLDPAGEALWERIIPLPPAVG; encoded by the coding sequence ATGACCGCAGAGATTCGCCAAGGGCACTACGAAGGGCTTCACCACAAGGGTGTTATTGAATACCGGGGTATTCCCTATGCCCAGGCGCCCGTGGGAGAACGGCGTTTCAAGGCTCCGTTGCCGTTACCTGATAGCTGTGACCATTTTCGTGCCGATCAGTTTCCGCTTGCGTCTTTGCAGATGAATAACCCCATTATGGGCGTGAATGAATCCAGCCAGGACTGTCTGTACCTCAATATCTGGCGCCCGGAAGGCGAGGGTCCGTTTCCCGTCATGGTCTGGTTTCATGGCGGAGGTTACCTGTCCGGCTCTATTTCACAGGCGCTGTATAACGGCGCCGCTCTGGCGCGGAGTCAACAGGTTGTTGTGGTCAATGCGGCTTACCGTCTTGGCGCCCTGGGATTTGCTGATTTCAGCTCAGTGGCGCCGGATCTGGAGGCGGTCACCAATGCTGGTCTGCGCGATCAGGTGGCGGCACTGCGATGGGTGTCAGACAATATCGAGGCCTTTGCCGGTGACCCTGATGCAGTAACCGTGTTCGGCGAGTCTGCCGGTGGTTTCAGTGTGTGTTCCCTGCTTGCCTGTCCTGCGGCCAGCGATCTGTTCCATAGCGCCATTGTTCAGTCGGGCGCTGCCGATTTTGCGCTTTGCAGAGAAGAGGCCGCCAAGTTGGCCTCTGCCATGGTGGCGGCACTGCCCGGCGAGGGAAGTGCCCGGTCGCGTCTGCAAGATTGCAGTGACCGTGACTGGATCAGGGCGCAGAACGCCACCGTGAAAGTGTTGGTCAATAGGGGCTTGCGCAGCAGCACACCGCAGTTCGCCATGAATTTCCTGCCCGTGGTGGACGGGGAGCTGCTGCCGGAACTGCCCATCGACGCCATCGCGAAGAGGGCGGCCCGTGACAAGCGGTTACTGGCCGGGGTCTGTGCCGATGAATATACCTTTTTCCAGTATGGGGGGGTGCTGGCCGGGCAAACCACCATGGCGTCCCTGCGCGAGATTGATGAAGCAGAATTGTTACGTCGATTCGAACGGGGCTTGCCGGGGCAGGGGGAGGCCGCGAATACCTATTACCGGGAAACCGTCAGCCCGCATCCGCAACGGTGTGAGCTGGATCGACTGGCGGCGATGGAGTCTGATCGACTGTTCAGGGTGCCTACGCTTCGCCTGCTTGATGCACAAAGTGGGCAGAATGCTGCCTGCTGGGGGTTCCAGTTTACCTGGCCCAGTACCCCCTTCGGCTTGCCACTGGGCGCCTGCCATGTGGTGGATATTCCTTTCGTTTTCGGTGTGACCGATACGCCGGCGGGCGTGTATTTCACCGGTGGCGGTGATGAGGCCAGGGCGTTGTCCGAGCAGGTGATGGCCGTGTGGGGTCGGTTTGCCCACGGAGAGGATCCCGCATGGCCTCGCTGGCAAGACGCTCGTCAGGTACAGCAGTTCGGCCCCGGTGAGGCGCTCTCCCAGCTGCTTGACCCTGCAGGTGAGGCGCTCTGGGAGCGCATCATTCCGTTGCCGCCAGCCGTCGGCTGA
- a CDS encoding BolA/IbaG family iron-sulfur metabolism protein: MAVAEQIESKIRDAVPVAHLSLENESYKHSVPANSETHFKLVLVSDAFAGMMPVRRHQMLYQLLADELAGPVHALALHTHTLDEWKALGGEVAQSPDCLGGSKHDPEFGQR; encoded by the coding sequence ATGGCTGTCGCTGAGCAGATTGAGAGCAAGATCCGGGATGCTGTACCCGTGGCCCATTTATCCCTGGAAAATGAAAGTTACAAGCACAGTGTGCCGGCCAATTCAGAAACCCATTTCAAGTTGGTGCTGGTCAGTGATGCTTTTGCCGGCATGATGCCGGTGCGACGGCACCAGATGCTGTATCAGCTTCTGGCAGACGAACTGGCCGGCCCAGTGCATGCACTGGCGTTGCATACCCATACCCTGGATGAATGGAAAGCCCTGGGCGGCGAGGTGGCGCAGTCCCCGGATTGTCTGGGTGGTAGCAAGCACGACCCGGAATTTGGCCAACGCTGA
- a CDS encoding rhodanese-related sulfurtransferase, translating to MSNRHSVETADSIVVAALYKFVGLDDYQQLRDPLLALMMKEDVRGTLLLASEGINGTISGPRSGINRVLAWLRADPRLANLEHKESFHDEHPFLRTKVKLKKEIVTMGVEGIDPNRTVGTYLSPEEWNAVISDPDTILIDTRNDYEVEVGTFKGAINPHTQTFREFPQYVKDTLDPARHKKVAMFCTGGIRCEKSTAYLKEQGFEEVYHLKGGILKYLEETPKEASLWEGECFVFDERVTVDHDLNPGEYDQCHACRRPISEEDQQSDQFQLGVSCPHCFDESSPEQKARFAERQKQIELARARGQAHRGQNPRDVESGKA from the coding sequence GTGAGTAACCGTCATTCTGTGGAAACAGCAGACAGTATTGTCGTGGCAGCCCTGTACAAATTTGTCGGGCTGGACGATTACCAACAGCTCCGCGACCCCCTGCTCGCACTGATGATGAAAGAGGATGTGCGCGGCACCCTGTTGCTGGCCAGTGAGGGGATCAACGGCACGATTTCGGGCCCGCGCTCCGGTATCAACAGGGTTCTGGCGTGGCTGCGAGCAGACCCACGGCTGGCAAATCTGGAACACAAGGAATCTTTCCACGATGAACACCCCTTCCTGCGCACCAAGGTGAAGCTGAAGAAGGAGATCGTCACCATGGGCGTTGAGGGTATTGATCCCAACCGCACTGTCGGTACTTACCTGTCTCCGGAAGAATGGAATGCGGTGATCAGCGACCCGGACACCATCCTTATTGATACGCGCAATGATTATGAAGTGGAGGTGGGCACCTTCAAGGGGGCCATCAATCCCCATACGCAAACCTTTCGCGAGTTCCCGCAATACGTGAAGGACACCCTGGATCCAGCCAGACACAAGAAAGTGGCCATGTTCTGCACCGGTGGCATTCGCTGTGAAAAGTCCACGGCCTATCTCAAGGAGCAGGGTTTTGAAGAGGTCTATCACCTCAAGGGCGGGATCCTCAAGTACCTGGAAGAAACGCCGAAAGAAGCTTCATTGTGGGAGGGGGAGTGCTTCGTATTCGATGAGCGGGTCACTGTGGATCACGATCTCAATCCCGGTGAATACGATCAGTGCCATGCCTGCCGTCGCCCCATCAGCGAAGAAGACCAGCAATCCGATCAGTTTCAACTTGGCGTGTCCTGTCCCCATTGCTTTGATGAATCCAGCCCCGAACAAAAGGCCCGCTTTGCCGAGCGCCAGAAACAGATTGAATTGGCCCGTGCGAGAGGCCAGGCACACCGCGGGCAGAATCCGCGAGATGTGGAATCAGGAAAAGCCTGA
- the modA gene encoding molybdate ABC transporter substrate-binding protein encodes MRLLLCLLLASVSGASHATSIQVAVAANFVQPLRAMVAHYQQRHPETDIALTVASTGKLAAQIRQGAPYDVFLAADARRPRELAEEAFGIASSVRSYARGVLVLWSPLAGQDLSAASLRSGKVQPLALANPRTAPYGLAARYVLDELALPDSVRLVQAENVGQSYHFAHSGAAAAAFVAYSQVREQSGALWQIPVTDYPGINQQAIQLTDHEHVARFYQFLFSEESRSIIRQHGYLVSDAE; translated from the coding sequence ATGCGTCTGTTGTTGTGTCTTCTGCTGGCCAGCGTGAGCGGGGCCAGCCATGCCACCAGCATTCAGGTTGCGGTGGCAGCCAACTTTGTTCAGCCACTGCGAGCAATGGTCGCCCACTATCAGCAACGCCATCCTGAAACCGACATCGCCCTGACGGTGGCGTCCACCGGAAAACTGGCAGCGCAGATCCGGCAGGGGGCCCCCTATGATGTATTTCTGGCGGCTGATGCCCGTCGACCCCGTGAACTGGCTGAAGAGGCGTTCGGCATCGCCAGCAGTGTGAGAAGCTATGCCCGCGGGGTCCTGGTGCTGTGGTCGCCCCTTGCTGGTCAGGATCTAAGCGCGGCCTCGTTGCGCAGCGGCAAGGTTCAGCCGCTGGCACTGGCGAACCCGCGCACCGCGCCCTATGGGCTTGCTGCCCGTTATGTGCTGGATGAACTGGCACTCCCTGATTCGGTGCGCCTGGTGCAGGCTGAAAATGTTGGCCAGAGCTATCATTTTGCACACAGTGGCGCCGCCGCTGCCGCCTTTGTGGCCTACAGCCAGGTGCGCGAACAGTCTGGGGCACTGTGGCAGATTCCGGTGACGGATTATCCGGGCATCAACCAACAGGCCATTCAGCTCACTGACCATGAGCATGTTGCCCGTTTTTATCAGTTCCTGTTCAGCGAAGAGAGCAGGTCGATTATCAGACAACACGGTTATCTGGTGTCCGATGCTGAGTAA
- the modB gene encoding molybdate ABC transporter permease subunit, protein MLSNADWLALWVSVQLALVTVVILLLICTPLAWSLARHRWPGQSLVEASLALPLVLPPSVLGFYLLIFLGPHGPGGWLGQLSGLRSLAFSFTGLVIGSVVYSLPFVLQPLKNAFASLDQDQLSMAAVCGASPRDRFFSLVLPQARLGYLTAGVLGFAHTLGEFGVVLMIGGSLPGETRVASVALYEHVEAGDYGNAHRLAGVLLVVSLLLLWWLFRWQRRRAAGGWL, encoded by the coding sequence ATGCTGAGTAATGCGGACTGGCTGGCGCTTTGGGTCAGTGTCCAACTGGCGCTGGTGACAGTGGTCATCCTGCTGCTGATCTGTACGCCGTTGGCCTGGTCCCTGGCCCGTCATCGCTGGCCGGGGCAGTCACTGGTTGAAGCATCCCTGGCACTGCCGCTGGTGCTGCCACCGTCGGTATTGGGATTCTATCTGTTGATCTTCCTTGGCCCCCATGGACCGGGCGGCTGGCTTGGCCAGCTGTCAGGGCTTCGTTCTCTGGCTTTCAGCTTTACAGGGCTGGTGATCGGTTCTGTGGTGTACTCACTGCCCTTTGTATTGCAGCCGTTGAAAAATGCCTTTGCGTCGCTGGACCAGGATCAGCTTTCCATGGCCGCTGTGTGTGGCGCCAGCCCCCGCGACCGGTTTTTCAGTCTGGTATTGCCCCAGGCCCGGCTTGGTTATCTGACGGCCGGGGTGCTCGGCTTTGCCCACACATTGGGAGAATTTGGCGTTGTGCTGATGATCGGCGGCAGTCTGCCCGGAGAAACCCGTGTGGCGTCGGTTGCACTGTATGAGCATGTTGAGGCCGGAGACTATGGCAATGCCCACCGCCTGGCGGGTGTCCTGCTAGTAGTATCCCTGTTGTTGCTGTGGTGGCTGTTTCGCTGGCAGCGGCGCCGTGCCGCAGGAGGCTGGCTGTGA
- the modC gene encoding molybdenum ABC transporter ATP-binding protein: MAFQVTGTAGNFVVQAAGQLPATGITVLFGPSGTGKSTLLNMLAGLTPCEGTIRFDGHCWQEEPEGPRVPVWQRPLGMLLQQPTLFSHLSVQGNLDYVRRRRGGASDLDAIIKETRIQTLLDRHVDTLSGGEAQRVALARALAGNPALLLLDEPLSAVDLAHRESLLAMIQSVSQNVPILYVTHSLDELLLLADQVWLMDQGRLVFQGPVSQALSSLNGPLAQRSDATALLLGQCGDFDSGDHLQTVLVGETAVLVPTAHPRQSGSSVRLRIAARDVSLCLQPPGGTSILNSLPVTIEALSPLGAGQHLVQLSMASQILLARLSSRSVRELELTVGQSLFAQVKAVALV; encoded by the coding sequence ATGGCGTTTCAGGTCACCGGCACAGCGGGCAACTTCGTTGTTCAAGCCGCAGGCCAGCTGCCCGCTACGGGTATCACTGTACTGTTCGGTCCCTCCGGTACCGGTAAAAGCACCTTGCTGAACATGCTGGCCGGGCTGACACCCTGTGAAGGGACGATCCGTTTCGACGGTCATTGCTGGCAGGAAGAGCCTGAGGGTCCCCGGGTGCCGGTGTGGCAGCGCCCGCTTGGCATGTTGCTACAACAGCCAACCCTGTTTTCCCATCTCAGCGTGCAGGGCAATCTGGATTATGTCCGCAGACGGCGGGGCGGGGCATCCGATTTGGATGCAATCATCAAGGAGACGCGTATTCAGACGCTGCTGGACCGACATGTGGACACCCTGTCCGGCGGAGAAGCACAGCGGGTTGCCCTGGCCAGGGCTCTGGCTGGTAATCCGGCCCTGTTGCTACTGGATGAGCCGCTTTCTGCGGTGGATCTTGCCCATCGGGAAAGTCTGTTGGCGATGATTCAGTCAGTGTCTCAAAACGTGCCCATTCTCTATGTGACGCACAGCCTGGACGAGCTGCTTTTACTGGCTGATCAGGTGTGGCTGATGGACCAGGGACGACTGGTGTTTCAGGGGCCTGTCAGTCAGGCGCTGTCATCATTAAATGGCCCGCTGGCCCAGCGTAGTGATGCCACTGCCTTGCTACTTGGCCAGTGCGGAGATTTTGATAGCGGAGACCATCTTCAGACTGTGCTGGTAGGGGAGACGGCGGTGTTGGTGCCCACAGCCCATCCCCGTCAATCCGGCAGTTCAGTGAGACTGCGTATAGCCGCCCGGGATGTCAGCCTGTGTCTCCAGCCACCGGGTGGAACCAGTATTCTCAATAGCCTGCCGGTTACCATTGAGGCCCTGAGCCCGTTGGGGGCGGGCCAGCATCTGGTACAGCTGTCCATGGCGTCACAGATCTTGCTGGCCCGGTTGTCTTCTCGCTCTGTGAGGGAACTGGAGCTGACGGTGGGGCAATCCCTGTTTGCACAGGTCAAAGCGGTGGCGTTGGTTTAA
- a CDS encoding prolipoprotein diacylglyceryl transferase family protein, with product MAADLFLLACAVVAAICFRFLFRHLPQERWQFVASLPLKKNPDGSWRGLNLTFYGLFTGLAGGIGVATFILLTASVSVPLTTSLLLTLGVLSICLPAAKIIATVVEKNRHGFTVGGASFVGILIAPLFLWVADLLCQHYWGLALPVLPMLAAMVIAYVIGEGIGRLACISFGCCYGKPLAQSPHWARQWFATLHHVFIGKTKKIAFAGEMEAVRVIPIQAVTCVVYTALALVSAALFFHGEFGLSFSLALIGSQLWRAWSETLRADYRGGSKVFSAYQAMAMFAAVYGIAITLMMPAHGDLTPDLATGLNALWSPGVILSLQLVTLIMFFFSGTSTITTGELRFGLAEDWRTQAGCEEKSCKHTENAAA from the coding sequence ATGGCTGCCGATCTGTTCCTGCTTGCCTGCGCGGTAGTTGCCGCTATCTGTTTTCGGTTTCTGTTTCGTCACCTGCCACAGGAACGCTGGCAATTTGTGGCGTCACTGCCTCTGAAGAAAAACCCGGACGGGTCCTGGCGAGGTCTGAATCTGACCTTCTATGGCTTGTTCACCGGACTTGCCGGTGGCATCGGGGTGGCGACTTTTATTCTGCTTACCGCATCCGTGTCGGTACCCTTGACCACCTCCCTCCTGCTCACGCTCGGAGTGCTTTCAATCTGCCTGCCAGCCGCCAAGATCATCGCAACGGTGGTAGAAAAGAACCGTCATGGCTTTACGGTCGGCGGTGCCAGCTTCGTGGGCATTCTCATTGCACCCCTGTTTCTCTGGGTTGCTGACCTTCTGTGCCAGCATTACTGGGGCCTGGCCTTACCGGTATTGCCCATGCTGGCGGCCATGGTCATTGCCTATGTGATTGGTGAAGGTATCGGCAGGCTAGCCTGTATCAGCTTCGGCTGCTGTTATGGCAAACCCCTGGCGCAATCTCCCCACTGGGCCAGACAATGGTTTGCCACCCTGCACCATGTGTTTATCGGCAAGACCAAGAAGATCGCCTTTGCCGGGGAGATGGAGGCCGTCAGGGTCATTCCCATTCAGGCAGTCACCTGTGTGGTTTACACCGCACTGGCGCTTGTCAGCGCCGCGCTGTTCTTTCATGGGGAATTTGGACTTTCCTTTTCTCTGGCACTGATTGGCAGCCAGCTGTGGAGAGCCTGGTCGGAAACCCTGCGCGCAGATTATCGTGGTGGCAGCAAGGTATTTTCTGCCTATCAGGCCATGGCAATGTTCGCCGCCGTCTACGGCATTGCCATCACGCTAATGATGCCGGCCCATGGCGATCTGACACCGGATCTGGCCACCGGCCTGAACGCCCTCTGGTCCCCGGGTGTGATTCTCAGTCTGCAGCTGGTGACACTAATCATGTTCTTCTTCTCCGGCACCAGCACCATTACCACGGGAGAGCTGCGTTTTGGCCTGGCCGAGGACTGGCGCACCCAGGCGGGATGTGAAGAGAAAAGCTGCAAACACACAGAAAATGCCGCCGCCTGA
- a CDS encoding GMC oxidoreductase yields the protein MEKVDVLVVGSGFGGAVMACRLAEKGSKVVVLERGRRWLSSEYPSVSQQHWLWDEKEPEKQNGWIDFRYFGDMSVAMGAGVGGGSLIYANVSIEATPETFEHGWPEAISYQALKPHYDTAGVMMNVQPLPDNQWTPRTRLMKEAAEALGDGHRFRMVDQAVTFNPDWSTDMDDDPYDYRHSKSWVNAQGKQQGTCTHCGNCDLGCPVQAKNTLDLNYLAAAESAGAEIRPLHHVRTIRPLAGGGYEVRARDLDGHCWRVFRAEKVVVAAGSVGSTELLLRCRDQYRTLPKMSRRLGENWTCNGDFATPASYEDRVISPTRGPTISSAIDYLDGSDGGARYFVEDGGIPDVLGNWLEAMGKSSVIARTRLGNAMLRYGDRSDPFANIMPWFGQAMDEPGGRFYLGRRWYWPWKKDTLKLNWDYRKAEKAVQGLADRHLALTKATGGDPTTPATWKLFKDLITPHPLGGCNMADTVEQGVVNYRGEVFNYPNLFVIDGAMVPRSLGLNPSRTILALAEFSASHIN from the coding sequence ATGGAAAAAGTGGATGTCCTGGTAGTCGGCAGTGGCTTTGGCGGTGCAGTCATGGCCTGCCGACTGGCTGAGAAGGGAAGCAAGGTCGTGGTACTGGAACGGGGGCGACGCTGGTTGTCTTCCGAGTATCCTTCCGTGAGTCAGCAGCATTGGTTGTGGGATGAAAAAGAGCCGGAAAAGCAGAACGGCTGGATCGATTTTCGTTACTTTGGCGATATGAGTGTGGCAATGGGCGCCGGTGTTGGGGGCGGATCATTGATTTATGCCAATGTAAGCATCGAGGCCACCCCCGAGACGTTTGAGCACGGCTGGCCGGAAGCAATCAGCTACCAGGCACTCAAGCCCCATTACGATACTGCCGGTGTGATGATGAATGTGCAGCCGCTGCCGGATAACCAGTGGACCCCTCGCACACGGTTGATGAAAGAGGCAGCAGAAGCGCTGGGAGACGGTCATCGTTTCCGGATGGTTGACCAGGCTGTCACCTTTAATCCGGACTGGTCCACGGATATGGACGATGACCCCTACGATTACCGCCACAGCAAGAGTTGGGTCAATGCCCAGGGCAAGCAGCAGGGCACCTGCACCCATTGTGGCAATTGTGATCTGGGCTGTCCTGTTCAGGCCAAGAATACCCTGGATCTGAACTACCTGGCGGCGGCAGAAAGCGCCGGGGCAGAGATCCGCCCGCTGCATCATGTGCGCACTATCCGTCCGCTGGCCGGCGGGGGTTATGAGGTGCGGGCAAGGGATCTGGACGGTCATTGTTGGCGGGTTTTCCGTGCCGAAAAAGTGGTGGTTGCGGCCGGTTCAGTGGGTTCCACCGAGTTGTTGCTGCGCTGTCGTGACCAGTACCGGACGTTGCCAAAAATGAGTCGAAGGCTGGGTGAGAACTGGACCTGTAACGGGGACTTTGCCACACCGGCCAGCTACGAGGATCGGGTTATTTCTCCCACCCGTGGCCCCACCATTTCCAGCGCAATCGACTATCTGGATGGCAGCGACGGTGGCGCGCGCTATTTTGTGGAGGATGGAGGCATCCCCGATGTGCTTGGCAACTGGCTCGAGGCGATGGGCAAGAGTTCGGTCATTGCCCGGACCCGCCTGGGTAATGCCATGCTGCGGTATGGAGACAGGAGCGATCCGTTTGCCAACATCATGCCCTGGTTTGGTCAGGCCATGGATGAGCCCGGTGGTCGCTTTTATCTGGGCCGACGCTGGTATTGGCCATGGAAAAAGGACACGCTGAAACTGAATTGGGACTATCGGAAGGCGGAGAAGGCGGTACAGGGGCTGGCCGACCGACACCTGGCCCTGACCAAAGCCACCGGCGGGGACCCCACCACACCGGCCACCTGGAAACTGTTCAAGGACTTGATCACGCCGCATCCGCTTGGCGGCTGTAATATGGCCGATACTGTGGAACAGGGCGTTGTGAATTACCGGGGCGAGGTGTTCAACTATCCCAATCTGTTTGTCATTGATGGTGCCATGGTGCCCAGATCCCTGGGATTGAACCCGTCGCGAACCATCCTGGCATTGGCTGAATTCTCCGCCAGTCATATAAATTAA
- a CDS encoding YecA family protein, with amino-acid sequence MSEITNPSLKNTVRSHFASQGEDAPTWTEIHGLLCALAVGPVRQVDYAELLEMDVPEDVATAMEKLRQRLTTQLLSGDPINLPCLLDPYQEDDGQDLASWCAGFMSGVFENEADWYGDDEEQTVDLMLPFILISGIDDDEALDELWQNTQVVRQMALSIPDLLEEFFLQFHGPDQGDEAE; translated from the coding sequence ATGTCAGAAATCACCAACCCCAGCCTGAAGAACACGGTGCGCAGCCACTTCGCATCGCAAGGGGAAGACGCACCCACGTGGACCGAAATCCACGGCCTACTTTGTGCTCTGGCGGTGGGTCCGGTGAGACAGGTGGATTATGCCGAACTGCTGGAAATGGACGTCCCTGAAGACGTGGCGACGGCCATGGAGAAGCTGCGTCAGCGGCTGACCACCCAGCTGCTGTCTGGTGACCCCATCAATCTGCCCTGCCTGCTGGACCCTTATCAGGAAGATGATGGCCAAGACCTGGCCAGCTGGTGCGCCGGCTTTATGAGTGGTGTTTTCGAAAATGAGGCTGACTGGTACGGGGACGACGAAGAGCAGACCGTGGACCTGATGCTGCCCTTTATTCTGATTTCAGGCATTGATGATGATGAAGCCCTGGATGAACTGTGGCAGAACACCCAGGTAGTCAGACAGATGGCCTTGAGCATTCCTGATTTGCTGGAGGAATTCTTCCTGCAGTTTCACGGCCCTGACCAGGGTGACGAAGCAGAGTAA
- a CDS encoding GGDEF domain-containing protein, translated as MALYSYCLLWFGTFMGVELTAFDPATPHVSIFCLLFGVNVVFYVLLRTGYSERFRDPSLTVAQMITGILAVTAVLYFSRELRGAMLSIYLMVMTFGVISLDRRRLLWMAVFIQVSFTLLLIGEGIFAPQQVIFSYQLGHWFILGLVLASFVYVGGYIHNLQSRVREQREHLREAHDRLFAIAVRDELTGLYNRRYFLGRLEEEMSLASRSGSSLHLAIIDLDHFKQVNDTYGHPAGDEVIRRFSAVASVGLRRSDILARYGGEEFVVLFPHVSSKACVAALDRLREEFATQKYPFAETLRNTFSAGVVEYHQNESARDFTRRADEALYLAKSNGRNCVVKG; from the coding sequence ATGGCGCTGTATTCCTACTGCCTGCTCTGGTTCGGCACCTTCATGGGTGTTGAGCTCACCGCGTTCGACCCTGCGACGCCCCATGTGAGCATCTTCTGTCTGCTGTTTGGCGTGAATGTGGTTTTCTATGTACTGCTGCGGACGGGTTATAGTGAACGCTTCCGCGATCCCAGTCTGACCGTGGCCCAGATGATTACCGGCATTTTGGCAGTGACCGCAGTGCTCTATTTTTCCCGTGAGCTGCGTGGTGCCATGCTTAGCATCTATCTGATGGTCATGACATTTGGGGTCATTTCTCTGGACCGCAGGCGGCTGTTGTGGATGGCCGTTTTTATCCAGGTCAGCTTTACCCTGCTACTGATCGGTGAAGGCATCTTTGCACCGCAACAGGTGATCTTCTCCTATCAACTGGGGCACTGGTTCATCCTGGGGCTGGTGCTGGCGTCGTTCGTATACGTTGGCGGCTATATACACAATCTTCAGAGCCGTGTGCGGGAACAGCGAGAGCATCTGCGCGAAGCGCATGACCGGCTCTTTGCCATAGCCGTGCGGGATGAGCTAACAGGCCTGTATAACCGCCGATACTTTCTCGGTCGTCTTGAAGAAGAAATGTCCCTGGCCTCCAGGAGTGGCTCCAGTCTGCATCTGGCCATTATCGACCTGGATCACTTCAAACAGGTCAACGATACCTACGGGCACCCGGCTGGCGACGAAGTCATACGCCGTTTCAGTGCGGTTGCCAGCGTGGGCCTGCGCCGTTCCGATATTCTGGCGCGCTATGGTGGCGAAGAGTTCGTGGTGCTATTTCCCCACGTTTCCAGTAAAGCCTGCGTAGCAGCACTGGACCGCCTGCGTGAAGAATTCGCCACCCAGAAATATCCCTTCGCGGAGACACTGCGCAACACCTTCTCTGCCGGTGTGGTTGAATATCATCAGAACGAATCCGCCCGGGATTTTACTCGCCGTGCCGATGAAGCCCTGTATCTGGCCAAGTCTAATGGCAGGAATTGCGTGGTAAAGGGCTGA
- a CDS encoding acyl-CoA dehydrogenase family protein produces the protein MSTELFDLTLNEEQRITRENMQRFIRDSLMPQAREADDAARLEPTLVNAIHDFGLSLMPVPEALGGVGLPRSPLSNALACEDLGSGDLSHALAALQPMAVVNALMDFGNEDQQEQWLPGLAGEQWQGAAIALVEPRATFEPGQLETTASTKGDTVEITGVKSLVPAGQSAQCFLVIAGTGEGPGAFMVPADTAGVTVSPEPTMGLRSAGLCTLTLENVMVPASSRLPGFDLGRLLGLSWIGQCALAVGCCQAVLDYAIPYVKERKAFGEPIAWRQSVAFMVADIAIEIEGMRLMMLRAASRAEQGLPFYQEAYLAHLQCMEKAMIIGTNGIQLFGGAGFVRDYPLEMWYRNLRSLAVLNGSLMV, from the coding sequence ATGTCGACAGAGCTTTTTGACCTTACGCTGAATGAAGAACAACGCATTACCCGCGAGAACATGCAGCGCTTTATACGCGATTCGCTAATGCCACAGGCCAGAGAGGCTGATGACGCAGCCCGGTTGGAGCCCACGCTGGTCAATGCCATTCATGACTTCGGGCTGTCATTGATGCCTGTGCCAGAAGCGCTGGGTGGGGTGGGGTTGCCACGTTCCCCGCTCTCCAATGCATTGGCCTGTGAAGACCTGGGCAGTGGAGACCTGTCCCATGCGCTGGCGGCACTCCAGCCCATGGCCGTGGTCAATGCGCTGATGGATTTTGGCAATGAAGACCAGCAAGAGCAGTGGTTGCCCGGGCTGGCCGGTGAGCAATGGCAGGGGGCGGCCATCGCCCTGGTTGAGCCTCGGGCAACCTTTGAGCCGGGGCAGCTGGAAACGACCGCGAGTACCAAGGGGGACACCGTGGAAATTACCGGTGTGAAGAGTCTGGTGCCCGCCGGTCAATCTGCCCAATGTTTCCTTGTGATTGCCGGAACCGGGGAAGGGCCGGGTGCGTTCATGGTGCCTGCCGATACAGCGGGTGTGACCGTCAGTCCCGAGCCGACTATGGGCTTGCGCAGTGCAGGGCTTTGCACGCTGACTCTGGAAAACGTAATGGTACCTGCCTCCAGCCGTTTGCCCGGATTTGATCTGGGTCGATTACTTGGGTTGTCCTGGATCGGGCAATGCGCTCTGGCAGTGGGCTGCTGCCAGGCGGTGCTCGACTACGCCATCCCCTATGTGAAGGAGAGGAAGGCCTTCGGGGAACCCATTGCATGGCGGCAATCGGTGGCGTTCATGGTGGCAGATATCGCCATCGAGATTGAAGGGATGCGGCTGATGATGCTGCGCGCCGCCAGTCGCGCAGAACAAGGGCTTCCATTCTATCAGGAAGCCTATCTGGCCCATCTGCAGTGCATGGAAAAGGCCATGATCATCGGAACCAATGGTATCCAGCTGTTTGGTGGCGCGGGTTTTGTCCGCGATTACCCGCTGGAAATGTGGTACCGCAATCTGCGCAGCCTGGCTGTGCTCAACGGCAGCCTGATGGTGTAA